A portion of the Platichthys flesus chromosome 7, fPlaFle2.1, whole genome shotgun sequence genome contains these proteins:
- the LOC133956346 gene encoding large ribosomal subunit protein eL22 isoform X2, with protein MAPIKKQSTGKGGKKKKQLLKFTLDCTHPVEDGIMDAANFEQFLQERIKVNGKAGNLGGGVVSIERSKSKITVSSEVPFSKRYLKYLTKKYLKKNNLRDWLRVVANTKESYELRYFQINQDEEEEEDED; from the exons ATGGCCCCTATT AAGAAGCAAAGCACAGGTAAAGGTggtaagaagaagaagcagctcctGAAGTTCACACTTGACTGCACCCATCCTGTTGAAGATGGCATCATGGACGCTGCCAACTTT GAGCAGTTTCTTCAGGAGCGTATAAAGGTGAATGGAAAAGCCGGCAACCTTGGTGGTGGTGTGGTCTCCATCGAGAGGAGCAAGAGCAAGATTACCGTGTCCTCTGAGGTGCCCTTCTCCAAAAG ATACCTGAAATATTTGACTAAGAAGTACCTGAAGAAGAACAATCTCCGTGACTGGCTGCGCGTTGTGGCCAACACCAAGGAGAGCTATGAGCTGCGCTACTTCCAGATCAaccaggatgaagaggaagaggaggatgaagattaA
- the rcc2 gene encoding protein RCC2 homolog: MPRKKVTDISGNGGVKKKRASGKRKERDFSSDDEFDFEQENNKKPGRPAAKSGLQPVTVSDDVKEKIKLECPKVKGQLLIFGATNWDLIGRKEVPKLQAAFRNLGQNLWGPHRYGCLSDVKVSCVVSGPCSAHSLLMTTEGKLWSWGRNDKGQLGQGDTKRLEAPKLIEALADHVFVAAACGRNHTLALTDDGTVYSFGDNKLGQLGQGNQTDAVLTPAAICYNGQPLVKVACGAEFSMVVDCKGNLYSFGCPEYGQLGHNSDGKFIARAQRIEFDCELMPRRVAIFIEKSKDGQVMPVPNVVVRDVACGGNHTLVLDSQKRVFSWGFGGYGRLGHTDPKDEMVPRLVKLFDFPGRGASQICSGYQCSFALNEMGGLFFWGVTNTSRESTMYPKSVQDLCGWKIRSMSCGKSSIIVAADESTISWGPSPTFGELGYGDNKPKSSTTAQEVKTLDGIYIEQVEMGYAHTLVIARQDTEQEEERLKKLPEYNPRTL; this comes from the exons ATGCCACGCAAGAAGGTGACCGACATCTCAGGGAATGGTggggtgaagaagaagagggccagcggaaaaaggaaagagagagacttcAGTAGCGATGATGAGTTTGACTTCGAGCAGGAGAACAACAAGAAACCTGGCAGGCCCGCTGCCAAGTCTGGTCTGCAGCCGGTCACTGTGTCCGATGATGTCAAAGAGAAAATA AAACTTGAATGCCCAAAGGTAAAAGGTCAACTACTCATCTTTGGAGCAACCAACTGGGATTTGATTGGAAGAAAGGAGGTGCCCAAACTACAAG CTGCATTCCGTAACCTGGGCCAGAATCTGTGGGGTCCTCACCGCTACGGCTGCCTGAGCGATGTCAAGGTTAGCTGTGTGGTGTCTGGACCCTGTTCTGCACACAGTCTCCTGATGACCACTGAGGGCAAGCTCTGGAGCTGGG GTCGTAATGACAAAGGTCAGCTGGGTCAAGGCGACACCAAACGCCTGGAGGCTCCCAAGTTAATCGAGGCGCTGGcagatcatgtgtttgttgctgCAGCCTGTGGACGCAACCACACTCTCGCACTCACAG ACGATGGTACTGTGTACTCTTTTGGTGATAACAAGCTTGGACAGCTTGGCCAAGGCAACCAAACTGATGCCGTCCTCACCCCCGCAGCA ATTTGCTACAATGGACAGCCCCTAGTGAAGGTGGCTTGTGGCGCTGAATTCAGCATGGTGGTGGACTGCAAAGGAAACCTGTATTCTTTTGGCTGCCCGGAGTATGGACAGCTGG GTCACAATAGTGATGGGAAATTCATAGCTCGTGCCCAGcgcattgaatttgactgtgagcTCATGCCTCGTCGGGTTGCCATCTTTATTGAGAAGTCTAAGGACGGTCAGGTCATGCCTGTGCCTAATGTGGTGGTCAGAGATGTGGCCTGCGGGGGCAACCATACG CTGGTGCTGGACTCTCAGAAGCGAGTGTTCAGCTGGGGTTTTGGTGGTTACGGTCGTCTGGGCCACACAGATCCAAAGGACGAGATGGTTCCCCGACTGGTGAAACTGTTTGACTTCCCTGGACGTGGTGCCAGTCAGATCTGTTCAGGCTACCAGTGTTCCTTTGCTCTCAATGAGATGG GAGGGCTGTTTTTCTGGGGGGTGACCAACACTTCTAGAGAGTCAACCATGTACCCCAAATCCGTGCAGGATCTGTGTGGCTGGAAGATCCGCAGTATGTCGTGCGG GAAGAGCAGCATTATCGTTGCTGCAGACGAGAGTACAATCAGCTGGGGCCCCTCACCCACATTTGGAGAGCTG GGCTATGGAGACAATAAACCCAAATCCTCCACCACAGCTCAAGAGGTTAAGACCTTGGATGGCATCTACATTGAACAG GTGGAGATGGGCTACGCGCACACGCTGGTGATTGCCAGACAGGACActgagcaggaagaggagagactgAAAAAGCTGCCTGAGTACAACCCCCGGACACTCTGA
- the LOC133956346 gene encoding large ribosomal subunit protein eL22 isoform X1 translates to MQMGQMGDRNADLQKKQSTGKGGKKKKQLLKFTLDCTHPVEDGIMDAANFEQFLQERIKVNGKAGNLGGGVVSIERSKSKITVSSEVPFSKRYLKYLTKKYLKKNNLRDWLRVVANTKESYELRYFQINQDEEEEEDED, encoded by the exons atgcagatgggtcagatgGGGGATCGAAATgcagaccttcag AAGAAGCAAAGCACAGGTAAAGGTggtaagaagaagaagcagctcctGAAGTTCACACTTGACTGCACCCATCCTGTTGAAGATGGCATCATGGACGCTGCCAACTTT GAGCAGTTTCTTCAGGAGCGTATAAAGGTGAATGGAAAAGCCGGCAACCTTGGTGGTGGTGTGGTCTCCATCGAGAGGAGCAAGAGCAAGATTACCGTGTCCTCTGAGGTGCCCTTCTCCAAAAG ATACCTGAAATATTTGACTAAGAAGTACCTGAAGAAGAACAATCTCCGTGACTGGCTGCGCGTTGTGGCCAACACCAAGGAGAGCTATGAGCTGCGCTACTTCCAGATCAaccaggatgaagaggaagaggaggatgaagattaA